Genomic segment of Alligator mississippiensis isolate rAllMis1 chromosome 6, rAllMis1, whole genome shotgun sequence:
gggcgggcatGGCACGCTCGTCAGCCCCCTACTTGGGGCTGGTGTGTTGGGGTCACTCGTGTGTGCTTATGTGTATGTGGGCATGTgtaagcatgcatgtgtgtgcaactATGTATGTGGGCATATGTttactcgtgtgtgtgtgtgtgggcatgcatgtgcatatgtgtgtgcacagaTGGGTaggcatgcatgtatgcacatgtagatgtgggcATGCATGCGCAttcacatgtatgtgtgtgggcaCGCAGGTGTccatacacatgtgcatgtgtgggcaTGCATATGTGTGGGCACGTGTTGGTAGTGTATGTAAATGTGCATGCATATACGTGtctgtgcttgcatgtgtgcaggcaggcATGTGTATGCACAGGTGCGTGTAtggcgtgtgtatgtgtgtgtgtccccccCACAGGTGCGTGCCTGCGGGGCCCATGCCCACCGCATGGGGCTGATGCCAGCCCTTGTGTCCCGCAGGGCGCGGCTGGTGCAGGATGTGCAGCGCGGCAATGAGGGCTGCGGGAACGACTCCAACCCGGGTGAGGCTTGTCCCAGTATCAGGCCCTTGCCCTGGGGgcgcccctgcccaccccaccccaccccacatgccaGCTGTGCTCCCCACCAGTGCCTTGTGCCCCCGGGCCCCACCagcccccatgcctgggccaAGGTCACGGAGCAGGTTGTGACCCCAGgggaggaacccaggcatctgggtgccTCCAGGACCCCGGCCAGCTTCAGAGAgcacctctggggcagcaggcGGGCTTCCCACCCATGGCACCCCCCGAGTCCCATCCAGGGTCTTCCCATCCCGTGAGGTGACCCTGACCCCCGCTGCTCTCCCTGCAGCCGTGGCAGCGCGGAAGACGCGGAGGGTGCTGCGCGGGGACGACGTGCTGCTGCCCTGCGACCAGCCCTCCAACCTGGCGCGGGCCGTGTGGCGGGTGAACGGGTCCGTGGCGGCCACGCCGGGCACCCACTTCCGCGTGGGTGTGGACGGGCTGCTGGTGACGGGCACCCTGCCCGAGCACAGCGGGGACTATGCCTGCTATGCCGAGGAGAACGGGCTGCACTCGCTGCTGGCCGCCTACgccctggctgtgctgcccaCGCCGCCCTTGTCCCCGCCGATGCCCTCGGCGCCCCTCGTGCCCCGTGCCGCTGGCCAGGCCTTGCCCGACCCGCGCTTCCTCTACATCGCGGCCATCACCGTGCTGGGCGGGCTGTGCCTCGTGCTCAGCACCGTGCTGCTCTACGTGGCCTGCCTCCAGCGCCGCCGCGGCAAGTACGTGCTGGGTGACCCACGGGCGGCCACGGTGGAGCTGCAGACGGTGTCGGCCGGCTGCCTGGCCAAGAGCCGGGACGCGGCGAGGGACGACGGCTGCTTGCAGATCATCCCTGGCGAGgcgccgccgcccgcgcccccTCCACCTCCGCCGCCCCCGCCGCCCGCCGAGACGCCCAACGGGCTGTCGGCGCTGCCCAGCGTCCTGCGCAAGATGAACGGCAACAGCTACATGCTGCTGCGGCAGCAGGACGAGCCCAGCACCGCCGCgcccctgtgccccagctccttCGCCGAGGAGCTCAGCAAGATCCTGGAGAAGCGCAAGCACTCGCAGCTGGTGGAGAAGCCGGACGAGAGCTCCGTCTAGGGGCCCCCCAGGCCCCCCCTGGCTCGGGCGCCGGCCCCCGCTGCCCCCCGGGGTGTTCCCAGACTGGTCGCCGGACACTAAGGAGACTTGAGTTGCTCTCTACAAGCCCGGGGCGGCCGGCGGACAGTGGGAGAGGACccgtggggaggggggtgactgtgctggggccagagctgggtgcCAGGCCGGGGCCGCCAAGCTGCGGGAGAGCCGGGAGGCGGCTCGGCTGAGCAGAGGTGGGTAGAGCCGTGGGTGCGGGGGAGGTAAGTGGGGTGAGCACAGTGCTATTCAGTGCCCTCAGGGAGGCAGGAGTGGCTAAACCCCCGGTGAGTTCCCCCGGGGTAGCTGTCATGTGGCTACTCTTCTCCCAGGGTAgtgtcctccaggcccttgggGGTCAATCTGCCACGGGATCAAatcctggggagggggaaaatgtcCCATATGGCTTCTGCCCCACAAATTaccttgcgggggggggggatagtACTGGCAtatttgggacaggaagtgaagcACTGCCCCGCGTGTCCGGCACTGCCTCCTCCGACACTCAGTGCCTCATCTCCCCgcaggctggtgctgggctgggagccGGCCGCCTCCGTggaccagcagggcctgggccccGAGTGCGGAGGCCCCGGTGGGCGCAGGGCCGGAGCCCGAAGAGAGGACAGCACTGAGGGGCCGCAGCGTGGGACCCTCCTGCCCAGCGCGGTGCTgctcactccctgccctgggccgtCAGGGCCCTGCCTGGGACAAGAGGGCccgagggaggggagggggccatgcCACGGTCTGCGAGTGCAGGAGGGGGCCGGCAGACATCCTCGGGGGACCCCAGCAGGCCCTGTCTCCTCGTCAGCAATAAATGCGGATGTGTCTGGACCAGCCAGCGTCGCTTGCTCTGACCCAGCCTGGCAGCCAAGAAGGGGCTGGGGAGGTCTCCTCGGAGTCGCTGCAGGGTTGAGGCCGTGCCCAGCCCGTGTGCGAAGGGTTAACAGGCCTCGGTGTCGGGGCAGGCAGCCCATCCCCGGGGGCTCAGGGCTTCTCTCATGTCAGGTGGGGTCTGCTGCAGAGTTGGGGGCTCGGGCCTGGGGTCTCAAACAAAGCCCTGTGCCAGCTACTGCCAGCCCCTGCGTAGAGCtcaggaaggggaatgggggtcCGTGTCCCCAatctgggctgtgccagtgctgggGTCTCCCAGCAGGTCACCACTGTGTCCCCACCTCAGGCCTGCACCTGGCACTCCCACGTCTGCCCCTCCTGGCAGCCCTCCGTGCCCAAGAAGCAccatcttgctgctgcctctctaggcttccccctccctgtgcaccAGGCGGGTGCCTTGGCTTCTCCCTCTTCTCACCACGTCTGCAGCCTCTCCTTGTTTTCTGTGCCTATGGGGGTTGGGCCTGGGCGTCCTGCCCATCACAGTGGAGACGAGCGCAAGGTGCTGTACATAAAGGAACCACAGTataggccagggtgggggtggtaTCATTGGCAAAGGGAAATCCAGCAACTCCTCCTGGGAGGCCAAGACGGGGTCTGCAGGCCACACCTGGGGCTGGCACGGACACAGTTAACAGGACAGCCCAATTCGGACGCAGTCCCAGCGTCTTCAGGGCTGATACAGATGGGCTGAGTGGGAGGAGGTGCCTGTTAACGAGTTGGTGAAGGCCCAGGGGGCACGATTGGCATCCCCAGCCTTGGGGCAGGAAATCACAAGGTACAAGCAGGAGTCACTCAGCACCAGAAAGTGCAGGGGGAAGGACAGCTGGGCAAGGAGCCCCTGGCACGCCGTCCCCCCACCTTCCGGtcaccagggctgcagccacctgccctgggccGCTCTCcaaccccctggcttctggggcagggactgtgaaGCCCAGTGGGGAAGGTTGTTCGGGGGGGGGACTGGAAAAGCCCTGGAGCCTATTGCCCCTGGGAGTCTGCCCAgtgccagctgcagagccccctgggtcccaggaggagggggggagctggcaggccaggctgtgcccacAGCGAGTGGGGGAAATGGGTCCCTTTGTGCCAGGGGTCAGTCAGGGCGACAAAGGCTGCCGGGTGCTAAGGCAGGTGCTTGGGGCTTAGCTGGGCCGGGCTTTCCTTGCCGGTACCAGGCTGGCCTGAGGCAGGgaaacctgccccctccctcgaGGGGCATGGGCAAACCCCGGCGTTTTGCCCAGCTCTGAGGGCCCTGCCTGTCCTGGAGGTTTACGGGGGTTGGAGCACTTCACTACCTCCTGTCCTAAATGGCGCGGGCacgctgtgggggctgcctgcccccagccacgCCCCCtgggatgggactgggctgtACCCCTGCGGTGCTGGAGCATAGGGGTGCGTGGGGGGGGTCAAACCCCAGACTccggaggaggagagagggaagagccGAGATAGGAGAGAGGCAGCAAGGGCTAGAAAGGAAACAGTGGACGTGGCCCGAGGGCACGCAGCGTGCCCCCTCTCTCAGCAAGAGACGTTCCCGGCCCTGACacgcagctggctctggggtgcggCGCGGCAGGGGCCAGGTGGGCCAGTCCTCTGCGCCCCCCCTCGATCAGACAACACGCCCCGCTTCCCACACGCGTGCACACGGAGTCCAGCCCTGCGCTGCGTGGTTTATTCCGGGGGCGGGAAGCCCGGCCGGTGCACGCGGCGCAGGGTCTGCAGGCCTAGCCCGCTGGGCTTGTTGGTGAAGGGGTGCCACTGGCCCTGGATGCTGGGGTGGTTGGTGTGGAAAGGCTTGCGGATGCGGACGATCTCCAGGCCGGACTGGTTGGCCAGCTTGCCGATGAGCTGGGCGATGTCCTCGGCCGTCTGGTTGGCGACGGACTCCTCCCGCACGGCGCCGTTCACTGCCAGGACAAGGAGCGCCCGGCTTCTGGGTCCGGGGCCTTTCGTCCGGCCCCTCCGCGCGCTTGCGTCGAGGGCCACGCGGGCGACGCGGCCGTGGGGCTccccaaccccgcccccccacaacCCATGTTGAACGTGGCAACGGCGCGGCGCCTACTCACAATACTCGGCCACTACGGTGGGGCCTTGGCAGTCCTTGGGGTTCACGTACACGGCGATGCCCGGGTTGTACCTGGCGAAatccaccaccttctcctccacgtAGTCCCTGCGGGGAGAGGAGCGGGGCGCGCGTGGTCAGGGTTCGCACACCCGCTGCCCCGGTCGCTGTGGGAGGTCAGGGGCCAAGTGCATccacctgggggaggggagggggtcacactccccatcccccccatgctgctgggaGAAGGTCAAAGGGCACGAGGGCACGGGTCACGTGCAGGCCGCCACGCTCGAGGGCATTAGCACCAGCGCCCCGTGACGTCAGGGGTCACGTGGCCCCCGGACGGGGGGAACGACGGGGTCACGCGGGTCCGGCGTACCTGGCGCCGCGCGAGCTGGGCGAGGCCGGGCTGAGGACGAGGCTGAGGCGCTGCAGCTGGCACACGTAGCGGCCCAGGCCGTTGCGCAGCACGCTGGCGAGGAAGCGGCTCGGCGTCCCGCGGCCCGTCATGGCGGCGCCACTTCCGCCACCCCCCCGCCTCACCCGGAAGCACTCCGCTCGACCCGGCCCGGAAGTGGCACGAGGCAGTTGCGCTTCCGGGCTTGCTCTGCCACACTTCCTGCTTGACCCCGGAAGGGCTCCCCCCCCTCACCGGGCAGCGGCGCGCGGCTGTTGTGCTTCCGGGATGGCGGGCATGGCGCGCTCCTGGGCGCCGCACGTGGGTGGCGGGTAGCCGGCATGGCGCTGCCCGCGGGGCCGAGGCGGCGgctgctggcgctggcgctggccTGGGGGCCGCGGGCCGGGCTGCGCTTGGCGGGCGCCGGCAGTGCGGGGCGGCGCGCGGCCGCCGAGGACCCGCTGGGGCCGGGCCCGACGGGCGCGGCCGAGATCCGGCAGTACCTGCGCGCGCGCGGCCTGCCCTTCCAGGAGGGCTACAGCTGCCTGCGCACGCCCAGCCCCTTCGCGCCCGCGCCCGCCAGCCTCTACCTCGACAAGACCACGGGCTGCTTCGTGTGCCCGGCCAGCGCCGCCGAGGGCTCGTGGCAGGACTTCCAGGCCGGCGTCGAGCTGGGCCCGGCCGCGCCGCCGCCCCCCGACCCCGAGCACCAGCGGGACCGGGAGGACGCGCGGCGCCTCTGGGaccgggccctgcccctggccgaCCTGCCCGACGCGGCCGAGACGCGCGCCGCCTTCGGCCTGGGCAAGGTAATCGCTTCGGGGGCAGGAGGAGGTCCCGGCGGAGCTGGCGCGCACCTGCGGGCTGACCCGGGAAACGCCCGTGCTTGTGTTCGCAGGTGTCGGACGCCACCCTGAAGCGCTTCGGCGTGCGCTACCTGCCGCCCACCCGCGCCCTCGTCTTCCCCTGGTTCGGCCCCCACGGGCTGCTGGGGCTCAAGCTGCTGGCGGCCGAGGGCTGGGAGGAGACCACGCTGCCCCGCCCCGGGGCCTACCGCAATCTCTTCGGGCTGCCGCTCGTCGGCCGCCGCGACGTGGAGGTGGTGCTGACGGGCCGCGAGCTGGACGCCCTGGCCGTGGCCCAAGCCAcggggctgcccagcctggcgctgccccgcggccccgcctgcctgcccccggccctgctgccctACCTGGAGCAGTTCAAGCGCATCACGCTGTGGCTGGGCGAGGACCTGCGCTCCTGGGAGGCCGCCAAGCTCTTCGCCCGCAAGCTGAACCCCAAGCGctgctccctggtgcagcccggCGACCAGCAGCCGGGGCCGCTGGAGGCGCTCAACCGGGGCATCAGCCTGGCCAAGGTGCTGCAGTCGGCCCTGCCGGCGAGCCACAAGTCCATCGTCTCCTTCCGCCAGCTGCGGGACGAGGTCTTCAGCGAGCTGGCCAACGTGGAGCAGGTGGCCGGGGTCAAGTGGACTCGCTTCCCCGACCTCAACAAGTTTCTCAAGGGCCACCGCAAAGGGGAGCTCACCGTCTTCACGGGTGAGCGGCCGGAGCGGGGAGGGAAAGCATAGCCCCCACCTCACGCTCTCGCTCACGCTTAcactctcttgctctctctcgcTCTTATgcttacactctctctctctctctttcactcacactcactcactctgcaggaggctgctggacttGCTCGGGGACCAGCTGTCTCCCGTTGAAAGCAAGCAGGAGATGCCAGACCCTCTGCTGAGGTGGTTGGGCCCCTTGTCCTGTACAAACAGTTTGACGAAGGGGCCTTGGGAGTCGAGTgatcccacccccagcacagacCCAGGGTGCCctacccccaccctcaccccctggccctgggtttgCGTTATAGGAAACGCCTGTTAGGTCTTAGTGAGTCCTGGTCTTCCGCAGGCTCTTCAGCAGTCTCCAGTGAGGAGTCTCCCTTGCTGTGCAGGGGTGCTGCAGTGCCTttgttggggaggggcagggggcacgtcTCCTCAGctaacctcccctccccaccccgtggaCAGGTCCGACGGGCAGCGGGAAGACTACCTTCATCAGTGAGTACGCACTGGACCTCTGCATGCAGGGCGTGAACACGCTGTGGGGCAGCTTTGAGATCAGCAACGTGCGCCTGGCCAAGGTGATGCTGACGCAGTTTGCGACCCAGCGCCTCGAAGAGGAGCTGGACCAGTACGACGAGTGGGCCGATCGCTTCGAGGACCTGCCGCTCTACTTCATGACCTTCCACGGGCAGCAGAGCCTCAAGTGAGGGGCGCTCAGACCCCTGCGCTTGGGGCGTTGGCTGTCGTGTGCTTCCCGGGTacaaggaggggaaggggtttCTGGAGCTGGCCTCACTTCAGTTTAGTTTCCTGCTATCCTGGCTGTGTCAGGcaaggcagggtagcaccttagacaCAGACTGCTTCTGTAGATAACCTGCTAACACTTCTCCTGGGAGGTGGCTCCGGACCCTCCTTGCTGCAGCGCTTGCAGACCTGGTGTCCAGCCTGAGTGACTTATTCATACctggctgttcttgtgggtgcaGAGGATCCTGGGGGGATCTGTATGTGTGCAGGGGGCTTTGCAAGGTCTGTGCCAGCACAAGGCTTGTGCCCAGGGGGAACAGATCGGTGTGAATGGTGAGTGGTCAGGGCTATGGAGCTTAGTGAGGCCCCAGTCTCTGCAGCGCAGGATGAAACTCCCCTTCCTAAGGGTGGGAGCTGTGCGGGTGGGACTCGAAGCCCACCCGGTTGGTtggcagcagaggctgaggggctTGGTGTGCTCCCGCAGGGCTGTGATCGACACCATGCTGCACGCCGTGTACATGTATGACATCGTCCACGTCGTCATCGACAACCTGCAGTTCATGATGGGGCACGAGCAGCTCTCAGCAGACAGGTGCATCCCTGCCGCATCGCTTCCTTCCTGGGACCCGTCCTCCCTCCGGTGTCACCTTTGACCCCCGCTGGCTCCCACCTTTTCTGGGCATTGCCTGCATGATGTACCCCTTGCTACCCCGCCTGGTGCCGGTCCAGCCTGAGCTGAAGGATGTGTTCCCGGGGTCAGATCGTCAGCTGGCGTTGCTATGTCCCGCACCCCCcttgccagcccagcccccagctcagtCCTGTTCGAGGCAGGGGCTGAAGTGCAGGGGGTAATTGCCTTGGGTATGGTCAGTGCGGGGCCCATCCTGACCGCaggggcctggccctgcctgctgctctgatCACTTGGTCTGGGATGTGGTCAACGGGCACTGGGGAGACTCTAGGCTCCTTCCCCAGACCCCTGAGTCTTGTCCTGCTAAAGGCCTCTGCTGTCTGAAAAGGATGGGGCACAGCCTGTCCCAGCAGGCATTTGGccacctggactcctgggttctgcccccGTCAGCTCTGACCGGTTGTGGGAGCCCAGGCGGAAGCGGTGAACTTGTCCCCGGGGCTCTGGAGTAAGTCGGGGCTGTGATTCCCACTGTCACTAGGGGCTGGTGTCAGGAGGCGCTCCTTGGTCCATGTTCCCAGTGCCCCCGATCTATGCCACAGCTGAGTGACTGGGTCAGGGGTGTCGTagagccagggctggcactgggagcccctgaccttccccttcctcttccctcccacaggCTGGCTTCGCAGGACTACATTGTGGGTGCCTTCCGCAAGTTTGCCACGGACAACTCATGCCACGTGACGCTGGTCATCCACCCTCGCAAGGAGGACGATGAGCGGGAGCTGCAGACGGCTTCCATCTTCGGCTCTGCCAAGGTAAGCGAGGCCGAGgtcctgccctgcctctggggcCCGGGCAGAGCAGTCTGTATGGGTGTGCGGGGCCGGGGGCATAACAGCCTGGGTGTGGCGGCGAGTGGCCGCGGTGCAGCCTTACAGCGCTGTCCATGGCCCCCCTCCCCGGGAAAGCCCTGAGCATGGAagagccctgctgtgccccttGGAACAGGTGCCGGGGAGGCAaagctcctgcccttccctgcagccacttctggggtggaatATGCCCTCAACAGCCCCTAATAACACCAAGGTCATGCCCCATGGGGTAGGTCACACTGGTGAGTAGATGCAGAGGCAGTCGGCAGGAGATGGGGAAGTCCCGGTCAGGCTCAGACACCCCCACTCCCTTCGTTCTGGGTCTTCAGAGATCTGGTGTCCTTTCTCCGAGGCCCCGGGCCCAGCTCTGAAGGAGTGAACTGCATTCATCCTGCCTGTAGGGTTCAGTGCATTTGGGCTGGGGTGCGACGACGAcatgcttcctgcctgctgccgggTGGTTTTATGAGGTGCTCTTTTTAAAGGCATattccaccccagaagcagctgcattccTGCGATGCAGCAGGTGGCTGAAGCTTGGTCAGCATGGGGAGGGTTCATCAGGCTCACGGGGCCTGTAGGGTGTGAccccacagtccccagccagccccctatTTGTCTGTCTCACCCCCAGGCCAGCCAGGAGGCTGACAACGTGCTGATCCTCCAGGACCGGAAGCTGAGGTCGGGGCCGGGCAAGCGGTACTTGCAGGTGTCCAAGAACCGCTTCGACGGCGATGTGGGCATCTTCCcgctggacttcagcaagacttcCCTCACCTTCTCGGGCCTCGCCAAGGGCAAGGCTAAGCTCAAGAAGGTCAAGGTCGAGAAAACAGAGGAGCCAGCCCCCAAGGCAACAGCCCCCGAGGATCCGGCCCCCAAGGCGACAGCCCCCGAGGATCCGGCCCCCAAGGAGCCGGCCCCCAAGGCGACGGCCCCCAAGGAGCCGGCCCCCAAGGAGCCGGCCCCCAAGGAGCCGGCCCCCAAGGCGATGGCCCCCAAGGCGACGGCCCCCAAGGAGCCAGCCCCCAAGGCGACGGCGCCCAAGGAGCCAGCCCCCAAGGCAACAGCGCACAAGGCGAAAGCCCCCAAGGTGACTGCGCCCAAAGGCAGTGGGTCCTCCAAGGACCCATGAGCCTGGCTTCTTGGGCATCATCCTTGCCTGAGCACCGTGCCCATGCCGGCCTGTTCaagctggaggggagaggagtgttGCACCTGGTGTTGCGACTTCGTGCCAA
This window contains:
- the TWNK gene encoding twinkle mtDNA helicase; translated protein: MALPAGPRRRLLALALAWGPRAGLRLAGAGSAGRRAAAEDPLGPGPTGAAEIRQYLRARGLPFQEGYSCLRTPSPFAPAPASLYLDKTTGCFVCPASAAEGSWQDFQAGVELGPAAPPPPDPEHQRDREDARRLWDRALPLADLPDAAETRAAFGLGKVSDATLKRFGVRYLPPTRALVFPWFGPHGLLGLKLLAAEGWEETTLPRPGAYRNLFGLPLVGRRDVEVVLTGRELDALAVAQATGLPSLALPRGPACLPPALLPYLEQFKRITLWLGEDLRSWEAAKLFARKLNPKRCSLVQPGDQQPGPLEALNRGISLAKVLQSALPASHKSIVSFRQLRDEVFSELANVEQVAGVKWTRFPDLNKFLKGHRKGELTVFTGPTGSGKTTFISEYALDLCMQGVNTLWGSFEISNVRLAKVMLTQFATQRLEEELDQYDEWADRFEDLPLYFMTFHGQQSLKAVIDTMLHAVYMYDIVHVVIDNLQFMMGHEQLSADRLASQDYIVGAFRKFATDNSCHVTLVIHPRKEDDERELQTASIFGSAKASQEADNVLILQDRKLRSGPGKRYLQVSKNRFDGDVGIFPLDFSKTSLTFSGLAKGKAKLKKVKVEKTEEPAPKATAPEDPAPKATAPEDPAPKEPAPKATAPKEPAPKEPAPKEPAPKAMAPKATAPKEPAPKATAPKEPAPKATAHKAKAPKVTAPKGSGSSKDP
- the MRPL43 gene encoding large ribosomal subunit protein mL43 translates to MTGRGTPSRFLASVLRNGLGRYVCQLQRLSLVLSPASPSSRGARDYVEEKVVDFARYNPGIAVYVNPKDCQGPTVVAEYLNGAVREESVANQTAEDIAQLIGKLANQSGLEIVRIRKPFHTNHPSIQGQWHPFTNKPSGLGLQTLRRVHRPGFPPPE